One genomic window of Eggerthella timonensis includes the following:
- a CDS encoding serine dehydratase subunit alpha family protein → MERTDERYGQYVAILEEELVAAMGCTEPIAIALAAARARELLGALPARVEVAASGSIIKNAKSVVVPHTGGLKGIEAAAAAGIVAGQADRSLEVIADVSPADIEEVAAYLERTPITVKRADTGLDFDIVVRVFAEAPDAPARSALVRIADFHTNIVREERDGAVLRDSAPTSEGGSAEGMTDRGVLSMEGIWDFAMTAELDDVRDLLDRQIVCNDAIACEGLAGDWGANIGSVMLGAYGDDVKVRACACAAAASDARMSGCELPVVINSGSGNQGITVSVPLIVYARHLGSTDEQLYRALVLSNLVAIHQKTGIGRLSAFCGAVCAGAAAGAGIAYLDGGGYEEAVHAVVNALSIVAGMVCDGAKPSCAGKIAFSVNAGILGYVMYRDGQQFYGGDGIVKKGVENTIDSIARLGRDGMRATNDEIIRIMLGL, encoded by the coding sequence ATGGAGCGGACGGACGAGCGGTACGGGCAGTACGTGGCCATCCTCGAAGAGGAGCTCGTCGCCGCGATGGGATGCACCGAGCCGATCGCCATCGCGCTAGCGGCCGCGCGTGCGCGCGAGCTGTTGGGGGCGCTTCCCGCGCGCGTGGAGGTGGCGGCCAGCGGCAGTATCATCAAGAACGCGAAGAGCGTGGTGGTTCCCCATACCGGCGGGCTCAAGGGCATCGAAGCCGCAGCGGCCGCAGGCATCGTGGCCGGGCAGGCCGATCGCAGCCTCGAGGTGATCGCCGATGTGTCCCCGGCCGACATCGAAGAGGTCGCGGCGTACCTGGAGCGCACGCCCATCACGGTAAAGCGCGCCGATACGGGGCTCGACTTCGACATCGTCGTGCGTGTGTTCGCCGAAGCCCCCGATGCTCCGGCGCGCAGCGCGCTCGTGCGCATCGCCGACTTCCATACGAACATCGTGCGCGAGGAGCGCGACGGCGCCGTGCTGCGCGACAGCGCGCCCACCTCCGAGGGAGGCTCGGCCGAGGGGATGACCGACCGCGGCGTTCTGTCGATGGAGGGCATCTGGGATTTCGCCATGACCGCGGAGCTGGACGACGTGCGCGACCTGCTCGATCGGCAAATCGTCTGCAACGACGCCATCGCGTGCGAGGGGCTGGCCGGCGACTGGGGCGCGAACATCGGCAGCGTCATGCTGGGCGCCTACGGCGACGACGTGAAGGTGCGCGCGTGCGCGTGCGCCGCAGCGGCGTCCGACGCGCGCATGAGCGGCTGCGAGCTGCCCGTGGTCATCAACTCCGGCAGCGGCAACCAGGGCATCACCGTGTCGGTGCCGCTCATCGTGTATGCGCGCCACCTGGGTTCCACCGACGAGCAGCTCTACCGCGCGCTCGTGCTGTCGAACCTCGTGGCCATCCATCAGAAAACGGGCATCGGGCGGCTATCGGCGTTCTGCGGCGCCGTGTGCGCGGGCGCGGCGGCGGGCGCCGGCATCGCGTACCTCGACGGCGGCGGCTACGAGGAGGCCGTGCACGCCGTGGTGAACGCGCTGTCCATCGTGGCGGGCATGGTGTGCGACGGCGCGAAGCCCTCGTGCGCCGGCAAGATCGCTTTCTCGGTGAACGCCGGCATCCTCGGCTACGTGATGTACCGCGACGGCCAGCAGTTCTACGGCGGCGACGGCATCGTGAAGAAGGGCGTGGAGAACACCATCGACAGCATCGCCCGCCTCGGCCGCGACGGCATGCGCGCCACCAACGACGAGATCATCAGGATCATGCTGGGTCTCTAG
- a CDS encoding 4Fe-4S dicluster domain-containing protein, translating to MENKQERTYAGMTRRTLCLGAGGAAVMLGLGGLKYAGSQSLVRPPGGQDEERLISACIRCEKCYEICPRDVIAPAHLEDGVLNMRTPTFDFSANWCDWCADEHDGTPLCVSACPTEALKLPADATAENTIIGKAVIHEDWCLAYKLTGCRFCYDACPYEAMELDKDNRPIVLEDKCNGCGACESVCVSLQNGSIAEGATARAIVVHPLDEVEG from the coding sequence ATGGAGAACAAGCAGGAGAGAACCTACGCCGGCATGACGCGCCGCACGCTGTGCTTGGGCGCGGGCGGCGCGGCGGTCATGCTGGGCTTGGGCGGATTGAAGTACGCGGGATCGCAGTCCCTCGTGCGCCCGCCGGGAGGCCAGGACGAGGAGCGGCTCATCTCGGCGTGCATCCGCTGCGAGAAATGCTACGAGATCTGCCCGCGCGACGTCATCGCGCCCGCCCACCTCGAGGACGGCGTGCTGAACATGCGCACCCCCACGTTCGACTTCTCCGCGAACTGGTGCGACTGGTGCGCCGACGAGCACGACGGCACCCCGCTGTGCGTGAGCGCCTGCCCCACCGAAGCGCTCAAGCTGCCCGCCGACGCCACGGCCGAGAACACCATCATCGGCAAGGCGGTCATCCACGAGGATTGGTGCCTGGCCTACAAGCTCACCGGATGCCGGTTCTGCTACGACGCGTGCCCCTACGAGGCCATGGAGCTGGACAAGGACAACCGTCCCATCGTGCTGGAGGACAAGTGCAACGGATGCGGCGCGTGCGAGAGCGTGTGCGTCTCGCTGCAAAACGGCTCCATCGCCGAGGGGGCCACGGCGCGCGCCATCGTCGTCCACCCGCTCGACGAAGTTGAAGGATAG
- a CDS encoding UvrD-helicase domain-containing protein: MTGETTFETTESLLITGGVGSGKTQRLVERAAALLTKDAAAHSVLVLCATPQAARLFSERLAARAGAERAAGATVTTARALALDVLADDGARRWSGREPRLLTAFEETFLMEDMKVSGLRPRRLREMLKFFYRSWTELADDDPAWLLPGEETDVHALLKANLSFMRAIVEPEAANLAVRYLRGCDEARAARSWAHVLVDDFACASRASQTLASLVAARSIAVAGDAETCIEVYDSYPYADGIDEFLATHPHAVHERLAADAAAARTPLVLRSDTPEAEFELVARTVAEAVAAGTSARRIVVAVPNGVWSRNVVVALAAQGVRAEALPDAQPLRGDIRDNARCVPARIATALNLAANPDDAAAWRCWCGFGDYLVNSAALANLRSRAEEQGIGLVQALAAVDSSDDQVVGAQRVAEAHRAGRALIEQARGLTGEALLDELARIVTGGTEQHAPAVLRERCLADDGSGSGGAADDAAAMTRRLAERLLAPTLEAADAVAVVPYDLACGFSPDLLIVAGFVNGFIPSRDYFDATVTPPERQEKMRAVDERRVRALTGKAGRTLALSYFTSTDLESAGKLKLKISRIRLKDGIRTCAIEPSVFLDETKGRG, from the coding sequence ATGACAGGTGAAACGACCTTCGAAACGACGGAATCCCTGCTCATCACCGGAGGCGTCGGCAGCGGCAAGACGCAGCGCCTCGTCGAGCGCGCCGCCGCGCTGCTGACGAAGGACGCAGCGGCGCACAGCGTGCTGGTGCTGTGCGCGACGCCCCAGGCGGCGCGCCTGTTCTCGGAGCGGCTGGCCGCCCGGGCAGGCGCCGAGCGCGCCGCGGGCGCGACCGTGACCACCGCGCGGGCCTTGGCGCTCGACGTGCTGGCCGACGATGGCGCGCGCCGCTGGTCGGGACGGGAGCCGCGGCTGCTGACCGCCTTCGAGGAGACGTTCCTCATGGAGGACATGAAGGTGAGCGGGCTCAGGCCGAGGCGGCTGCGCGAGATGCTCAAGTTCTTCTACCGGTCGTGGACCGAGCTGGCCGACGACGATCCCGCCTGGCTGCTGCCGGGCGAGGAGACCGACGTCCATGCGCTGCTGAAGGCGAACCTGTCCTTCATGCGCGCCATCGTGGAGCCCGAGGCGGCGAACCTCGCCGTGCGCTACCTGCGCGGCTGCGACGAAGCGCGCGCCGCCCGCTCCTGGGCGCACGTGCTGGTGGACGACTTCGCGTGCGCGAGCCGCGCCTCCCAAACGCTGGCGAGCCTCGTCGCCGCACGCTCGATCGCCGTGGCGGGCGATGCGGAAACCTGCATCGAGGTGTACGATTCCTACCCCTATGCCGACGGGATCGACGAGTTCCTCGCGACGCATCCCCACGCCGTTCACGAGCGGCTGGCCGCCGATGCGGCCGCCGCGCGCACCCCGCTGGTCCTGCGCAGCGACACCCCCGAAGCCGAGTTCGAGCTGGTCGCGCGCACCGTCGCCGAGGCCGTCGCCGCCGGCACGTCCGCGCGGCGGATCGTCGTGGCCGTGCCGAACGGCGTGTGGTCGCGCAACGTGGTCGTCGCGCTCGCGGCGCAGGGCGTGCGCGCCGAAGCGCTTCCCGACGCGCAGCCTTTGCGCGGCGACATCCGCGACAACGCCCGCTGCGTGCCCGCGCGCATCGCGACGGCGCTCAACCTGGCGGCGAACCCGGACGACGCCGCGGCGTGGCGCTGCTGGTGCGGCTTCGGCGACTACCTCGTGAACAGCGCGGCCCTCGCCAACCTGCGCTCGCGCGCCGAGGAGCAGGGCATCGGCCTCGTGCAGGCGCTCGCTGCCGTCGACAGCAGCGACGACCAGGTGGTGGGCGCGCAGCGCGTGGCCGAAGCGCACCGCGCCGGGCGCGCGCTCATCGAGCAGGCGCGCGGGCTGACGGGCGAGGCGCTGCTCGACGAGCTGGCGCGCATCGTCACCGGAGGGACGGAGCAGCACGCACCCGCCGTCCTGCGCGAGCGGTGCCTGGCCGACGACGGCTCGGGCAGCGGCGGCGCGGCCGACGATGCCGCCGCGATGACGCGGCGCCTGGCCGAGCGCCTGCTCGCACCCACCCTGGAGGCTGCCGACGCGGTGGCCGTCGTTCCCTACGACCTCGCGTGCGGCTTCTCGCCCGACCTGCTGATCGTCGCCGGCTTCGTCAACGGCTTCATCCCCTCCCGCGACTACTTCGACGCCACGGTGACCCCGCCCGAGCGCCAGGAGAAGATGCGCGCCGTCGACGAGCGGCGCGTGCGCGCGCTGACGGGAAAGGCCGGCCGCACGCTGGCGCTGTCGTATTTCACGTCCACCGACCTCGAAAGCGCGGGCAAGCTGAAGCTCAAGATCAGCCGCATCCGCCTGAAGGACGGCATCCGCACCTGCGCCATCGAGCCCAGCGTGTTCCTGGATGAGACAAAGGGACGGGGTTAA
- a CDS encoding 4Fe-4S binding protein translates to MKKNSKTLRTACALAIIAVVTVGFVTNVGIGTMSAPGIWDISILCPLGALGTMLASKMMVPRAVISLIAMVLLIVLFARAFCGWMCPVPLVQKLRGVFAKKQPAKRDDAVDADVDTKPEPAAAPLTKAEADALSVSCSKGAKDAGGCASCAAKRGAAPDARHFVLGGALASTFVFGFPVFCLVCPIGLTFATILLVINLFAHGDVTWSLIVVPALLIAEVLLFKKWCHKLCPLSAFMSLIAKANKTFVPTIDDGLCLETAKGAACGACGRACEEGIDPRHPQLSRAAWSECTKCRACVDACPANAITMPLLPKRSSDAPVATTVDAAGTSDARNADDARTAP, encoded by the coding sequence ATGAAGAAGAATTCCAAAACGCTGCGCACCGCCTGCGCGCTGGCCATCATCGCCGTCGTCACCGTCGGCTTCGTGACGAACGTCGGGATCGGCACCATGTCGGCGCCGGGCATCTGGGACATCTCCATCCTGTGCCCGCTGGGCGCCCTGGGCACCATGCTCGCCTCCAAGATGATGGTGCCGCGCGCCGTGATCTCGCTGATCGCGATGGTGCTGCTCATCGTCCTGTTCGCTCGCGCGTTCTGCGGATGGATGTGCCCCGTGCCGCTCGTGCAGAAGCTGCGCGGCGTGTTCGCGAAGAAGCAGCCTGCCAAGCGCGACGATGCCGTCGACGCCGACGTCGACACCAAGCCCGAGCCCGCTGCCGCGCCGCTCACGAAGGCCGAGGCCGACGCGCTGAGCGTCTCGTGCTCGAAGGGAGCGAAGGACGCGGGCGGATGCGCCTCCTGCGCGGCCAAGCGCGGGGCCGCGCCCGACGCGCGCCACTTCGTGCTGGGCGGCGCGTTGGCGTCCACCTTCGTCTTCGGCTTCCCGGTGTTCTGCCTCGTCTGCCCCATCGGGCTCACGTTCGCCACCATCCTGCTGGTCATCAACCTGTTCGCGCACGGCGACGTCACCTGGTCGCTCATCGTGGTGCCCGCGCTGCTCATCGCCGAAGTGCTGCTGTTCAAGAAGTGGTGCCACAAGCTGTGCCCGCTCTCGGCGTTCATGAGCCTCATCGCGAAGGCGAACAAGACGTTCGTGCCCACAATCGACGATGGGTTGTGCCTGGAGACGGCCAAGGGAGCCGCGTGCGGAGCCTGCGGCCGCGCCTGCGAAGAGGGCATCGACCCGCGCCATCCGCAGCTGTCGCGCGCCGCATGGAGCGAGTGCACGAAATGCCGCGCCTGCGTGGACGCATGCCCCGCGAACGCGATCACCATGCCGCTGCTGCCCAAGCGCTCGTCGGACGCACCCGTCGCCACGACCGTCGATGCGGCCGGCACGAGCGACGCTCGCAACGCCGACGATGCGCGCACCGCACCGTAA
- a CDS encoding 4Fe-4S binding protein: MAHVANFLGLLEQLQSADITVHQGRCAVVRNRNATCMKCAEVCTSGCISYDDNELTIEPERCIGCGTCATVCPTCALEAHRPNDAELLQSCRAACEAADGEVVVACEQLLAAADGLYDPAKVVGVTCLGRVEESLLVTLAARGARRVVLVQARCAECEHASGFETARLVRDTALALLETWNNDMRIDLVEKLPSAVRRSGDEGYDASRRSFFSSVKDEAKSAAAVTADYAVKDALGVEEPPEPKFVKVGKDGTLPHFIPDRRGRLLAALGALGQPQDVLIDTRLWGHVIIDPEKCSSCQMCATFCPTGAIAKYAGEDGSIGVTHRPVDCVKCRCCTDICAQGALELSHEVFAVDLLSGAQERYPMKPLKNPPGNPHQIWHSMKALLGCDQVYER, encoded by the coding sequence ATGGCTCACGTGGCTAATTTCCTCGGTCTGCTCGAACAACTTCAGAGCGCCGACATCACGGTTCATCAGGGCCGTTGCGCTGTTGTGCGCAATCGCAACGCGACGTGCATGAAGTGTGCCGAGGTGTGCACGAGCGGTTGCATCTCCTACGACGACAACGAGCTGACCATCGAGCCCGAGCGGTGCATCGGGTGCGGCACCTGCGCCACCGTGTGCCCCACCTGCGCGCTCGAGGCGCATCGTCCAAACGATGCCGAGCTGCTGCAATCGTGCCGCGCGGCCTGCGAGGCGGCCGACGGCGAGGTGGTCGTCGCGTGCGAACAGCTGCTTGCCGCGGCGGACGGGCTGTACGACCCCGCGAAGGTGGTGGGCGTCACCTGTTTGGGACGCGTGGAGGAGAGCCTGCTGGTCACGCTGGCGGCGCGCGGCGCGCGACGCGTGGTCCTCGTGCAGGCGCGGTGCGCGGAGTGCGAGCACGCCTCGGGGTTCGAGACGGCCCGGCTCGTGCGCGACACGGCGCTCGCGCTGCTGGAAACCTGGAACAACGATATGCGCATCGACCTGGTGGAAAAGCTTCCCTCGGCCGTGCGCCGGTCGGGCGACGAGGGCTACGACGCAAGCCGCCGGAGCTTCTTCTCCAGCGTGAAGGACGAGGCGAAGAGCGCCGCGGCGGTCACCGCCGACTACGCCGTCAAGGACGCGCTGGGCGTGGAGGAGCCGCCGGAGCCGAAGTTCGTGAAGGTTGGCAAGGACGGCACGCTGCCTCATTTCATCCCCGACCGCCGCGGTCGCTTGCTTGCGGCGCTCGGCGCGCTGGGGCAGCCGCAGGACGTGCTCATCGACACGCGCCTGTGGGGTCACGTGATCATCGACCCCGAGAAGTGCTCGTCGTGCCAGATGTGCGCTACGTTCTGTCCCACCGGGGCCATCGCGAAGTACGCGGGCGAGGACGGCTCGATCGGCGTGACGCACCGTCCGGTCGATTGCGTGAAGTGCCGGTGCTGCACCGATATCTGCGCGCAGGGGGCGCTCGAGCTGTCCCACGAGGTGTTCGCCGTCGACCTGCTGTCGGGCGCGCAGGAGCGCTATCCGATGAAGCCGCTCAAGAACCCTCCGGGCAACCCCCACCAGATCTGGCACTCCATGAAGGCTCTCCTCGGCTGCGACCAGGTGTACGAGCGCTAA
- a CDS encoding response regulator transcription factor → MEIKLPRLKVEVREDEGFSLGKLSPALIVGFGAHWAWVYLTMFNGQQLFFWNAADAAVPAGLFHPVSLIFFVMSLLSYGVLSRAYRRLFATQRRRARIRFVGATLGCIGTLLMCLADVGTPLGIAALAAGGAATGIGSAILLMSYGVSFGQCDIATIVTSTALSLVAGIALYTAVSNLDLLHPLGALAAALIPFLECWCLYRCSTVLVDKLEFAAITLKVRKTPFALRLCAPSLLFGFALGTVRTQAIADMHLVGGLGTQIVCIGAAALTACALMIAVMLTQRQHINFMFRPLLPLIAIALVAVYFIADATPFTTFALLLCYLLFEGTMWVSYADITQRFRLTSFVVFGFGRGALALGALLGITASLAVPALDSAVNPANTLIIVLACIIFGFGALPRGSELRALIVGESDNPAGEALRGRGRAESPEKARAGRFKRKCELVANRYLLSKKETEVLFLLAKGRNAAYIQEQLYISEGTARTHMRHIYKKLDIHTQQELMDLVEGAEEEAA, encoded by the coding sequence ATGGAAATCAAGCTTCCGCGGCTCAAAGTGGAGGTGCGCGAGGACGAGGGGTTTTCGCTGGGAAAGCTGTCGCCGGCGCTCATCGTCGGTTTCGGCGCCCATTGGGCATGGGTCTATCTCACGATGTTCAACGGCCAGCAGCTGTTCTTCTGGAATGCAGCCGACGCCGCGGTGCCGGCCGGACTCTTCCATCCCGTGTCGCTCATATTCTTCGTCATGTCCCTGCTGAGCTACGGCGTGCTGTCGCGCGCGTACCGCCGTCTGTTCGCCACGCAGCGGCGCCGCGCGCGCATCCGATTCGTCGGTGCGACGCTCGGCTGCATCGGCACGCTGCTCATGTGCCTGGCGGACGTCGGAACGCCGCTGGGAATCGCCGCGCTCGCAGCGGGAGGCGCAGCCACCGGCATCGGCTCGGCCATCCTCCTGATGAGCTACGGCGTGTCGTTCGGACAATGCGACATCGCCACCATCGTCACCAGCACGGCGCTCTCGCTGGTGGCGGGCATCGCGCTGTACACGGCGGTGTCGAACCTCGACCTGCTCCATCCGCTGGGAGCCCTGGCCGCAGCGCTCATTCCGTTCCTCGAATGCTGGTGCCTCTACCGGTGCAGCACCGTGCTCGTCGACAAACTCGAGTTCGCTGCCATCACGCTCAAGGTGAGGAAAACCCCGTTCGCGCTGCGCCTATGCGCGCCCAGCCTGCTGTTCGGGTTCGCGTTGGGCACCGTACGCACGCAGGCCATCGCCGACATGCACCTGGTCGGAGGATTGGGAACGCAGATCGTCTGCATCGGGGCGGCCGCGCTCACGGCGTGCGCGCTCATGATCGCCGTCATGCTGACACAGCGCCAGCACATCAACTTCATGTTCCGCCCTCTGCTGCCCCTCATCGCGATCGCGCTGGTCGCGGTCTACTTCATCGCCGACGCAACGCCCTTCACCACGTTCGCGCTGCTGCTGTGCTACCTCCTGTTCGAGGGCACCATGTGGGTGAGCTACGCCGACATCACCCAGCGCTTCCGCCTGACGTCGTTCGTGGTGTTCGGGTTCGGACGCGGGGCGCTCGCGCTGGGCGCGCTCCTCGGGATAACCGCCTCGCTCGCCGTGCCTGCACTCGACTCCGCCGTAAACCCGGCGAACACGCTGATCATCGTGCTCGCATGCATCATCTTCGGCTTCGGCGCTTTGCCGCGCGGAAGCGAGCTTCGCGCCCTCATCGTGGGCGAGTCGGATAATCCGGCAGGTGAGGCGCTTCGCGGGCGCGGGCGCGCCGAGTCGCCCGAGAAGGCGCGCGCCGGCCGGTTCAAGCGCAAGTGCGAGCTGGTGGCGAACCGCTACCTCCTGTCGAAGAAGGAGACGGAAGTCCTGTTCCTGCTGGCGAAAGGCCGCAACGCCGCCTACATCCAGGAGCAGCTCTACATCTCCGAGGGCACCGCCCGCACCCACATGCGCCACATCTACAAAAAGCTCGACATCCACACCCAGCAAGAGCTGATGGACCTGGTGGAGGGGGCGGAGGAAGAAGCCGCGTAA
- a CDS encoding TorD/DmsD family molecular chaperone — protein MTDATASAPQPLADEATMQEFITLNEQRAATYGLLSRLYRVEVDEPLLDELRGMRFPAKTGNKNVDEGYRLLATYLSNTWDNSITDLAIDYVRVFIGHGVDAFSAAYPFESVYTSEKRLLMQEARDEVLAIYRSAGLDKQDTWKEGEDHVALELEFQQIMATRTVNALRGGDEAEAIALLTAQKNFLEDHLAAWAPMMTSDMKRFAQTDLYRGLAYLTDGFLQTDEAFLADVLAAD, from the coding sequence ATGACCGACGCAACCGCATCCGCACCCCAGCCCCTCGCCGACGAGGCCACGATGCAGGAGTTCATCACCCTCAACGAGCAGCGCGCCGCCACGTACGGCCTGCTGTCGCGCCTGTACCGCGTGGAGGTGGACGAGCCTCTCCTCGACGAGCTGCGCGGCATGCGCTTCCCTGCCAAGACGGGCAACAAGAACGTGGACGAGGGCTACCGCCTGCTGGCCACGTACCTGAGCAACACCTGGGACAACAGCATCACCGACCTCGCCATCGACTACGTGCGCGTGTTCATCGGGCACGGCGTGGACGCGTTCTCGGCCGCCTACCCGTTCGAATCGGTGTACACCTCCGAGAAGCGCCTGCTCATGCAAGAGGCACGTGACGAGGTGCTGGCCATCTACCGCAGCGCCGGCCTCGACAAGCAGGACACGTGGAAGGAGGGCGAGGACCACGTGGCGCTCGAGCTGGAATTCCAGCAGATCATGGCCACGCGCACGGTGAACGCGCTGCGCGGCGGCGACGAGGCCGAGGCGATCGCCCTGCTGACCGCGCAGAAGAACTTCCTCGAAGACCACCTGGCGGCATGGGCCCCCATGATGACGTCCGACATGAAGCGCTTCGCGCAGACCGACCTCTACCGCGGCCTCGCGTACCTGACGGACGGCTTCCTCCAAACCGACGAGGCGTTCCTCGCCGACGTGCTGGCCGCGGACTAG